A part of Curtobacterium sp. MCLR17_036 genomic DNA contains:
- a CDS encoding SGNH/GDSL hydrolase family protein encodes MKSRTLIALVSSIGGGLLVAGSAALGTRAGVKGQRAAAQRVVDMLPVHADWWRERQQHEGQLLYLAIGDSAAQGVGATAPSRGYVGLLARRIRHRSRMSVRVVNLSVSGSTTWGAKRDQLPKLQQYSPDVCTVSIGANDIADFDPGKFERNIRAIYGAVPSHTVVAELPCMFVPDRERKVAVANEIVHRVAAEFGLTVAPLHTITKRVGLRRTFFNSYGDLFHPNDRGYEIWASAFEPSVDARVDTVAAIRHYLSAREAETLGREAGAVANARAEQDTEGAEALDHAGRQSPGPVERLRQRMTASATHDEHEHEHERATDANPDQHRDRQSDEQAAPAQHDEQAEPDQHDNRAQSARQQPAGPSGDVGGTP; translated from the coding sequence ATGAAGTCCCGCACGCTCATCGCCCTGGTGTCCTCGATCGGCGGGGGCCTGCTCGTCGCCGGCAGCGCCGCCCTCGGTACCCGCGCCGGTGTGAAGGGTCAGCGTGCCGCCGCCCAACGCGTGGTGGACATGCTCCCCGTGCACGCCGACTGGTGGCGCGAACGCCAGCAGCACGAGGGGCAGCTCCTCTACCTGGCGATCGGTGATTCGGCCGCACAGGGCGTGGGCGCGACCGCTCCGTCCCGCGGGTACGTGGGCCTGCTCGCCCGGCGCATCCGGCACCGCTCCCGCATGTCGGTGCGGGTGGTGAACCTCAGCGTCTCGGGCTCGACGACCTGGGGTGCGAAGCGTGACCAGCTCCCGAAGCTGCAGCAGTACTCCCCCGACGTCTGCACGGTGTCGATCGGTGCGAACGACATCGCCGACTTCGACCCGGGCAAGTTCGAGCGGAACATCCGGGCGATCTACGGTGCCGTGCCGTCGCACACGGTGGTCGCCGAACTGCCGTGCATGTTCGTGCCGGACCGGGAGCGCAAGGTGGCGGTGGCGAACGAGATCGTGCACCGGGTGGCCGCCGAGTTCGGGTTGACGGTGGCACCGCTGCACACCATCACGAAGCGGGTCGGGCTGCGGCGCACGTTCTTCAACAGCTACGGGGACCTGTTCCACCCGAACGACCGCGGGTACGAGATCTGGGCGAGTGCGTTCGAGCCGTCGGTCGACGCCCGGGTGGACACCGTCGCGGCGATCCGGCACTACCTCTCTGCTCGCGAGGCCGAGACCCTCGGGCGTGAGGCAGGCGCCGTCGCCAACGCCCGCGCCGAGCAGGACACGGAGGGCGCCGAGGCCCTCGACCACGCGGGGCGGCAGAGCCCCGGCCCGGTCGAACGACTCCGCCAGCGGATGACGGCATCGGCGACACACGACGAGCACGAGCACGAGCACGAGCGCGCCACCGACGCGAACCCGGACCAACACCGAGACCGACAGTCAGACGAGCAAGCCGCCCCCGCCCAGCACGACGAGCAAGCCGAGCCCGACCAGCACGACAACCGAGCGCAATCCGCTCGACAGCAGCCCGCCGGCCCGTCGGGTGATGTCGGCGGCACCCCCTAA